Below is a window of Ahaetulla prasina isolate Xishuangbanna chromosome 1, ASM2864084v1, whole genome shotgun sequence DNA.
TCCCTTCTCCCAAATTGTTTCAACAAAATAAATGGTTGAAGGAAGAGGGAAGTTACGCAGCTTGGACCTTCCTCAAACGGTCAAAATACTTTGCCGTTGCTTCGGAGTTTTATTGGGTTCCTTCGCCGTTCAAAAACCACCTTCTTCCACCAAAGAAAAGAATCTGtgttcttattaaaaaaaatttgtgGCCTGTACTGATGTTTATAGATAAAGATGGCTTTCAATTTTTTTGCCCCATAATGGGGCTTTATAACCAAAAAACAACTGTATTGACAGTGGAAGCAGTTGCTGCAAAATGGCTGTAGTACGGCCAACAAAACACGCCAAAAACTAaaaacgggtctggatggggaaaatcaggcttcgactcaacccctccaagactgagtggctgtggatgccggcttccattgtcagctgactccattgctgactgtagggggcaagacattggcccctatggaaagggttcgcaatctaggcgtcctggatgtacggctgtctttggagGAGcttatgacagccgtcgccaggggagctttttatcaggttcgcctttCCTAGACctggattccttatgcacggtcactcatgcccttgtcacttcccgcctggactactgcaatgctctctacatggggctccccttgaagagcacccggaggctccaactggtctagaatgcagctgcgcaggtagtagagggagcaactcgaggctcccatgtaacacctcacctgcgcaagctgcactggttgccggtggtcttccgggtgcaattcaaggtgctcgttaccacctttaaagcgctccatggcttaggaccgggttatttacgggaccgcctgctgccaccgattgcctcccatcgaccagtgcgctcccatagggagggtctcctcagggtgccatcagtcagacaatgtcaactggcgacccccagggggagggcctatCCCTCCAGGGATAtgtcgactccctgacctccagacttttcgacgcgagctcaagacatttttgttccatcgcgcagggctggcctaacagtTTTAATGGGGACTTTTATTAGAGTTTTgttagagttttaattatttccagccaaatttaatcagttttttaataatgttttaatttttgtattcttgtattcttgttttttaccttgctgtaaactgccctgagtcctttgggagaagggtggtatataaatcaaaataataaataaataaataaataaataaataaataaataaataaataaataaataaataaataaatcagtttgcTGCAGTAGTCTAAATAAAAAAGTGATTTAAGCATAACTCAATGTGGTCAAATCTGCTTTCTTCAGAAAGTGATGCAACTGACatagcccccccgccccccccaaactGGAGAGCCCTTTAACTTTACCCAGTAGACTTCCCCCTACTCCAAGAAGCCATGCTTGTACCTCACAGCATTCCATAGCATCTGGCAAGCGCCCCAGTTTCCGATAGGCTACAGCCATGTAGAACTGGCTCATTGCTCGGTACTTTAAACTCCAGCCCTTTCCATAATCATTCACCAGCTCTGCTGCCTTGCACGGGAAAAACAGAGCTTTTTCATAGTccttgaaaagagaagaaaaagcaagGAGGAGGTTGAAAGGAAAGATACAGAAAAGCTTCAGAAATGGTAAGAGCTATGATTGTTTAAAGCTATGAAATCTTTTAAGCTTTTGACTGGTTTTGATTTTTCTATGGTTAACAGTGGGATATAAATCCACCAAGGAATAATGTTTATGACAACTTGTAACCTAGACTGATTGCTTTAAAAATTACAGTGAAAAAAGCCATGGTTTCAACCTGGTTTTATAAGAAGCACCAACAAGGAATTTGGGAATGGTAAATTCTTTGGAATATAAGATTACCccattaattatatttttctggtTAAAAAAATGAACTGGTGATAGTTCTGTAAACACATGTGCATTATATATGTACACATTCTGAAATGTGTAATGAGAGTTCAACATGGCAAGTTTCCACTAAGTAGGAAAAGTCTCTCTTAATTTGAGAGACGCTTCATTTGAGTTCACAGTAAGAAGATTGAAAAATGATTATTGTAAGTAAACTTATCCAAATTTATACCAAAATAAGCAATGTTAATGTTGAGGGCATGAATTTTCTTAGAAATAGCTAAATGCTTTAAATTTCATGTTCAAAATATTATCAAAATAAGGAAGGTTCTCCAAGAGCTTTACATACAGCAATATGTAATAGATATTAAGTTATACATTTGATAATCTTGTCTCACAAATGGATCCATAAGCATTAGCATAAAATACTTTGCATATAATCATATAATGATACTAACTTAAGCTATAATAATATGAAAATGATTGTAATATTAAATCCTTGAAATATCAGAAaagctttctcctttctttcatttACTGTTAGACTGGTGAAAAATATATTGTGATTTCTCAGTGTTCTTTTGTTTCATATCCAAAAATAAATAGACTTTAAGAAAACAGAATGATAAAATTAGATCGCCAAAATGTAGAAAAACACTATTTAAGTCTTCCCATTAGCTAGTTAACATCTAATTTTCTGACAAATAATATGCATGTCCAAAATGGCAGCCTGTGATACAACAATCTTAACTTTTTCTGGAAGGTTTTCCCTATCTAAATACATGAGTTGAAAAATAGTTCCATTGAGGCAAGAGATTACGAAGAGTTGTATCTAGGACCTTGTGTGGACACCAAATTAATAGCCAAAATCCCACAATATTACAAAGCCACACAATATTTTCGCATGTTTTCCCTGATGTCTCAAGATTTTAGATCATAATTCTAAAAAGTTGTGAAACTAAGCAAATTTGCAAAATTTCAGGCCTTACCTaatcaaaacattattttttatttaatgttgACATCCAGAGTCATGTGTGGCAttgtttccccaaacaccatGTACTTGAGCTCTGATTTATGTGATGGTCCTCACAAGCTTCATATCACAAAGTTATGGTTCACAGAAAGAAAGCAGGTGGAAGCTCCTGGATTTTAGGTTCAATCTACTACCTGTACAATCCTTCAGACAGTTGGAAAAGTGTCTCTATTTCCTTCGCTtccatctgcatttttaaaacttcTACATTAAATCTACATTTTCTTGTCATTTCTGCAATACTCACTTTGAGGTGTGTGTAGAAATTTCCTAGGCTGCAACAGACGCGACACTCAAGCATCTTGTCATCATTGTTGTGTGCGTACCGTAGAGCTTTCTCAAAACACTCCAGAGCTTTTTGGAAGACACTGAGGCCAAGGTAGGCATTGCCCATGCTGAGATTGACTTGGCCATTTAGTTGCAGGCCCAATGTTGTACCTCGCATGTTCAGGCAGGTCTTACAATAGGAGATGGTTTTGGGGAATTCGCAGAGCTTCTCGTTGCTCCGTGCCAAATTCAGGTAGCTCTCAGTAAGGTAGTCAGGATCCTCCAGTTCTCGGGCGGTGTCAATCTGCATGACTGCAAACTTTTAGCAAAAGAACATAACATTTAAGAAGCAACAAATCTAATCCTAAACTTCAGTCGTAATGAATTTGTGTAATTTTATTGATGAATTtttaaacaagattaaaaccaATACAggcattaaaaaagaaacaaagaagaaaaggaagtatagtgaataagtaaaataaaataataaaaaataaaagattataaAGAAATGGCTTCAGATCTTTTGGGCAGCAGTTATAAAGGCATTTATATTTTACACTTTTTCTCTAAAGTTACTTcgtaatttccttctttccagaaGCTAACAATAAACCTATAAAtcataagtttttttttcccagtaAAAAGTTAAAAAGGGGTTTCCAATCACTGATAAATGTAATTATTCATCTCTCTCTAATCAAATTggctaattttgccatctctggtgGCTCTGACACTTTCACCAACTATAATGAATTCAGAATGGAGCCAACCACAATATTCACATCAAGATTGGAGTTGACAATTTGGACCTACTCTGTGGCAGACAAGGCTCAGGGCTACAAAACTTACCTTGACGCCATGTGCAAAATAGTGGCTCAGGAAAGCACTCAAATACTAAGGAATGTGGTGTCCTGTTTGCATATGGTTTGATTGTCTGCTTTTGTAAAATATTATccaatttttaataaattaaaaaggatATGGTTGTTTTTCTCTTCACTTAAATGAAATTTAGAAACAACGAAAAGAAAATTGTGTAAGTAAGCTAAATAATATTACATTAAATAACCTGTTGTTTTATTTCCTATTGATGTATTTTTACCTACCGCCTTGCATAGAGCCAGTCTTggtgattttgttttattaatttatttctctGTACATGATCAAGACAGAGATTAAATGGATCTGGGCTGCAGATGCCTGGTACTCATACTGAGTAAAGCTACATCCACAGCATCCGGATATTTAGAAGTCTCGGTATAAGCAATAAGATGCTTTTAAAACCAGTTTTCAGTTAACTTCTGGCAGAAAACTGAAATGCTGTCCTGTATGGAAAAGGTTCAGAAGaagctccttccccttcctctagaCATTTCTAACTTTGATGAACAGTTTGTTTTGAATCATAAAGGGGAATCATATGAAAAAGAGATGAGTATTTCCAAAGAAATATTTAACTCTTAACAGTACAGAAGAAAAAgtaatttcttctctttcctaaTATTCTGTATAGATTAAAGTAAAGCCTTATGTATTTGCATTCTAAAaccgtattttattttattttcctacaGGCCTTCTAATGCTATTTTATCTCCTTTCATATCACAGCTTCTAGCTGATCAGTTCTTATCCTAGGACTCAGGGTGATTTACAGTTAGTGCTgctatcatgtatgtatgtatgtatgtatgtatgtatgtatgtatgtatgtatgtatgtatgtatgtgttgagctgtgatggcacaggggtactgcagtactgcaagctgcaggctaactcactgctcactccaggagttcgattctgaccggatcaaggttgatttagccttccatcctactgaggtcggaaaaatgaggacccagactgttgggggcaatatattgactatgtaaaccgcttacagagggctgtaaagcactgtgaagcagtatgtaagtctaaatgctattgctatatactgtatgtatgtatgtatgtatgtatgtatgtatgtatgtatgtatgtatgtatctatctatctatctatctatctatctatctatctatctatctatctatagataaAACATATTTTGTAAATCAGTTCCTGAACAACAGGGCTGTGCAAAGCATTCAAAACAGACATTTTGCATATGAGTCAGTACTAGCAGGGTACCTGTGTGCAAAGTGTTAAACTAGCCATATTCTTTGGGATGTGCTTTGCAAAGGGCCTCTTTCAAATGCTTTGCACAGCACTACTAAGCAAATTGTCTGTGATGAATTCTGCCAGAATAGACTAAAGAGCTAATTCAACACAGAAAGTACTGTTATAACCAGAACTGTGGAGATATGGACTGAAATACTCAACTGGCAATGGAGTTCACAGAACAAATTTCACTTGAGCTCTTTGGAGGAaatcaggataaaaataaattataataattggAAAATCCCTTTCAGATCCcagctgatttttttccttcgATTGCTACCATTTTAACCAAACTACTTTAATACATTATCAATTTAAATCTTATAAAAGCTGAATGGATACTCTGAATACAGTCCCTCTGAATACAAAACATCTGAAAGAATATCTACTTGCATATTGTGTTTTCAAAAACACCATCCATGGGCTTTATCCTAACAGTCTGGAGAGGAGTCAGATCAACACATCAGGTTCAAACTACTGTGAATTTATGGAACTTACATTACAATTTATGAACAAACAGATTTACTGACTTCAGCATTATGTCTTTTATTCCTCTCCCCAGCCTGATTTTTGTAACATCTTATTAACAAAGAGAGTGGAGGATTTTAAACACTGGCCTGAAAACCTAATAATACAAATTTGCAATACTCCTCAAAATATCAGTGGATGGATAAACTCTTCTTCCttataaagtgtttttttttcctatcatcCAATCAGCATATGCTATCAGCTGTTATAACAACACTCTATTCTTTTGTCCTATGCATGATCTTTCATGATTAGTTtaaaattttttccccataaactAAAGAATTAACGTTAGAAATCTCTagtccagggctgtcaaattcccggcccatgggccgaatGCATTATGCACTGGCCACACTCACACcctgtttagtgaaggggaaaaaggtaccgatatgtcatgtgacgttcCCCTGACgacatcagtttgacacccctgctccagtcAGTCCCTCCAAAAGTAGTTGAACCTCTCTTTTTCGTTTAATGGTTATAGATCCCATTTGGATGTAGATTTAAATCCTAAACCCTGCTCTACAACCAAGTTACTactatatctgcaagaaatattgtTCCTCAATATTTTCATCATTAACACAAATATACCTTAACTGAAAGCTCACAGGTTTATCAGTCTTGCCTTGATCCCTTAATAAATTTCTTAAAACATTTGCAACCCAAATTGTACAATATTAAATATAGCAGACTGTATATGGGTATGGGTATGTTTCTAAactacaaatacaggtagtcctcgatttaccaccacaactgagcccaaaattttggttgctaaccgagacatttgttaagtgaattttgccccattttacgaccttgcttgccaccattgttaaattagtaatatgattgttaagtgaatctggctttcccattaattttgcttgtcagaagatcgcaaaaggtgatcatatgacactaggacactgcaaccacatggagatgctgcaatggttgtgtgtaaAACGGCCATAAGTTACTTTCTTCCAgtttcattgtaacttcaaacagtcactaaatgaactgttttaagtctgtACACTGTATAACACCAGTGGTGTTGGGGGTTAAGGGTTCTAACTCAATTCTACATTAGATTTTCCACAGGTTTCTCTTTCCTACTTTTCAGAAGATCTAAAGTTGCATCCACAAGGTAATGAATCGAGAACAGGAAAATTGTCTCAACTCTGGATCGTCTTGTAAAACTCCTCCTCACCCCTCGAACAGAAATAATTGAAAAGAAAAGTCTTTTGAATTAAAGGCAATGTATATTGAAAATGATGATTGATTTCTGCAGCatttattcaaaattaaaaagaTCTTGAATTTAAGTTTTTCCAACCAACATTTAATAGAAAACAACTTCTCAGCgaatctattcatttatttattagatttatatgctacccatctcactcTGAAAAGAGATCTGGGTGGCTTCTACGCCAACCATCACATTGTGAAAGTAGTtattttgaacagaaaaaaagagaatgttCTATTCAATTAAATAATGCTGAAAAATCTAATgatgtgccatttggaagctacCTTCACTAGCAACACAGTATAaactgtgtgtgtatatgtgtttgtgtacacacacaccTGCACACACATATACGGTATTGTTTAATCTACAGTTATTTTATACAGCTGACAATTCTACAAAATAAAGGAGGGCCACAGCATACGGCGTCTCAGCTTTGCAAAACCACACAACCCCCAGGTACACATGCAAATGGCTAACGCTGTAACACCCAACATACTTAATCCTGCAGATGAGAAACTTTTAGATTGCTCATTAGGTCTAGGACTGCAGGTGGAAATGCAGAGTGGCGATTTTCAAAGGTAAGAATTTGGCAGGGCTTCAGGATCTGCTATTTTAAAAGAATCCCAACCACTGCTACGTTTGCCGTTTGGTTATCCCTGAACTGTAATCTGGAGCCCTACTTTTCTACCCACCACCCTCTCTGTACCATAGCAAAAGACATGCAGCCAATCAGAATGCTTTACCTTTAACATATCTTTGTACCTGCCCATCTCCGAGTGAGCAGTGATGAGGCATCCCAGAACTCGAAACCTGCCAGCTGCATCTGTGCTCTTTTCCAAAACCCGCAACCAGActtgaagggccttttctgtctgACTGGACTGATACAATTGGAGTCCTTTTTCTATCTGCTGCTTGGTCTGGTCCTGTCCCATCTTCTTCGTGCTCCGGAGCTGCATATACCAACTTGTCAGAAGAGTAGACCTGTCGGAGTGGCTGTATTAGATGGGCTAAAAGAAACAATTACAGTGAAGTTGGTGCTAAAACAGGAGGATGGACTGCATGGTGCCAACTCTCAGGGCCCACCGGAATCTCTAATGGCTCAGCCTGGAGGAATGTCAATCGGAGATGGGAAAGAAAGGCCCACCCAAATGTTAAAGCAACCACCCTGATCTTCTAGAATAGCATCCTCCGTGTTGCTATCCTATCAGAGCTTTCTACAAGCCAGGCCACAAACAAAGTGGAAGACAAGAAAAGCACAGCAAGGAAAGCAGGAAAGAGCCTAAGTGGCTGGAGTGAAATTCAATCGGAATGGACCCTCCCAAGCCCCTCCCTTCCACTGGGGACAGCTGTGCCTGCCAATCCTTGCCATGTGATCTCACAGGAATGTCAGACTTGGTAACCCCCAAGGTCAGAAAGCGAGCCGGAGCAACCAATCTCCTTCCCTCTGCACTGCCTTTATATAAATACATCAGAGAGGCCAAATGGAGCCTTTCTTCAACGAGTTCATGTATAGTGGCAAACGCAAAATGAAGGGAGGTTGGAGATGACGTTTCAGAGCTTTAAAAGGAGAAAACTTTTCTTCAACCAattaacaggggaaaaaaataaatcaccaGAATTATTTCTAGTGAGATGGTCACTAGATAGAGCTAGAAACAAACATTTTATATACactattttatttcagttttgacaatctgatttttgttttaaaaacagaatgcTATACGACTGTTAAAAATGCAAAAAGGAACAATCAAAAACAACCAGGAGATTGTTCTATCTACTTTACAAGGAAAGTTGAAACCCCTGGGAGATTTTTTAGTTAAGAAACTACTTTTGGGAGACCATGAGAGATAAATAATGGTTTGAGAGAGAGAAGAAGCAAGCAGGCTGTTTCTTGGCAACCGAGGATTGGGGGAAGAAAGAGGAACAGCTGAAGGACTCCTGCTTGTCAATTTTCATTATTCTAGCTTAAAGTATTTCCGCTGTTCTCTCTGTGTCAAGTCACCTGCCAGTTCTCATCCTAAAACCCCATCCTAGCGTGGTGTATCTTActctataatgtgaaaaaaagggtGCCATTTTCTTAAGACAGCATTTATTCCAACGGCTGAATTGCAATCAGCTCTTTCTGAAAATGTGGGCCCAAAAAACGTTATTTTCAGAATGAAAGAGGCTGTGTGAGAAGCTAGATACTTTATGGCTACCTCATtgctatttctgatttttttgggggaacAGAACGTGTAGAAATGAACATAAGAATATATGACACATGGAAgcataaaggaagaaaaggaaaagggaactaggaagaaatttttaaaaagggatctaTGACAAACATTGATGCATGGAATGGAAGGGATTAGAAAAGTAATATTCATACAGTATCTTTGAATCTACTGGCAGATTTAAAAGCCACTGTGACTTACTAGGTGTTTTCTGGATAAAATTGCTCATGTGAGTTGGACACATCATGGGCAGAAACCAATGAGGTGACTGAGGCAATCTCTTGTGAAGTCACCTAGCATTCTTTTGAACCCGTGGAAGCCAAGGAAATGGAGAGCTTCACATTGTATTAGCTCAGTCTCCTGGGGggttttattggaaatatcagagAAAGAACAGGCAACTGTTGCCAGATATGCATCTCTACTTCTTGGTTAAGCAGGAGCCCCAGTGGGAATCCTAATCTGGTGTATGGAAGCTGTGAGAGACTCAATGGGATGAAACAGATTCaattataaatcaggggtctccaaccttgtcaactttaagcctggcggacttcaactcccagaatttcccagccagcaaagccccccccccaaataaaaataaataaaaataaaaaagctgtaGGTCCAGAAGTCATTTGGCTTCGTGTCAGTTTCAACACTGATTTTAGATTGGGTCAAACTCCATCAGATGGAGCAGTGGGTTTCTCTTGGATTCAAGATCCTGTTTGAAAGCAAGTACAAACATGGACAGCAAGACCTTTACTGAGTTTCATCTAGTACACCAACCACCTTTGCTTGTGGTGGAATGTGAGACCTGCGTAACAGTCAATCATACCCTTATCAGTCCACCCTTGATTACTGTGTGTTCTACTTGGAGCTGCCCTTTACAATGTAGGGAAATTAcaattgtttaaaaatctaactgTCCAGTTGAAAACTATTTTAGCAAAGAAGCAGCTATGCTACGATATGACACTAGTTATTAAAAGCTTTCAAAGTACAAAATGCTGGGGATGACTTAGAATACCTGTGGTTTATGGCTTGCATCCTTATTACCTTCATGACCATGTACTTTTTGATTCTGCCCATACTCAGAAGGGATGTTGCTGTAGCCCTAAGGAAGAATAAGATAACTGCCCATTTTTTGAGGAATGGGATCCTTCTCTGCCAGATTTACAAAGCGGTTGTAAGAAACAATGCTGTCAAGTACAAGCAGCCAAATCCACACATGTAGAGTTCAAGCTAATTACATTCTGCTTATTATACAGCAATCTCCTCAGATTGCTTGCCTTCTCTTGGGAAATGATAGATAAGGTTCCATGGAGCCTGGGAGGGGTGTGGTGGGGTCAGTCCTGGTTCTCTAGTATGACCTCCCACAAGCTTTTGAGCACTAGGCACCAGTTTCGTGTagtttccatggaccagagggggcatggttttccATGCTGCCTATACCCCATTTTGTTTGCAGTCCGGTTTCTGTCATGCTGTGGcccagtgctggtccatggaATGGGGCCGGGGACTCCTGCTCTAATGGCTGTGCAACAATGCAAATCTAACCCCATCTTAAGTCCGCCTCCCTGTTTGGGCATTTCTAATCACCTAA
It encodes the following:
- the RAPSN gene encoding 43 kDa receptor-associated protein of the synapse isoform X1 encodes the protein MQLRSTKKMGQDQTKQQIEKGLQLYQSSQTEKALQVWLRVLEKSTDAAGRFRVLGCLITAHSEMGRYKDMLKFAVMQIDTARELEDPDYLTESYLNLARSNEKLCEFPKTISYCKTCLNMRGTTLGLQLNGQVNLSMGNAYLGLSVFQKALECFEKALRYAHNNDDKMLECRVCCSLGNFYTHLKDYEKALFFPCKAAELVNDYGKGWSLKYRAMSQFYMAVAYRKLGRLPDAMECCEESMKIALQHGDRPLQAQCLLCFADIHRSRADVQTAFPRYDSSISIMTEIGNRLGQVQVLLGVAKCWLMQKDLDKALENIERAHELAEGLGNKLCLLKVHCLCEGIYRTKGQQRELRNHVVKFHECVEEMELYCGMCGESIGDRNHQLQALPCSHVFHLKCLQTNGKRGCPNCRRSSVKPGFV
- the RAPSN gene encoding 43 kDa receptor-associated protein of the synapse isoform X2, whose amino-acid sequence is MQLRSTKKMGQDQTKQQIEKGLQLYQSSQTEKALQVWLRVLEKSTDAAGRFRVLGCLITAHSEMGRYKDMLKFAVMQIDTARELEDPDYLTESYLNLARSNEKLCEFPKTISYCKTCLNMRGTTLGLQLNGQVNLSMGNAYLGLSVFQKALECFEKALRYAHNNDDKMLECRVCCSLGNFYTHLKDYEKALFFPCKAAELVNDYGKGWSLKYRAMSQFYMAVAYRKLGRLPDAMECCEESMKIALQHGDRPLQAQCLLCFADIHRSRADVQALENIERAHELAEGLGNKLCLLKVHCLCEGIYRTKGQQRELRNHVVKFHECVEEMELYCGMCGESIGDRNHQLQALPCSHVFHLKCLQTNGKRGCPNCRRSSVKPGFV